A portion of the Elephas maximus indicus isolate mEleMax1 chromosome 24, mEleMax1 primary haplotype, whole genome shotgun sequence genome contains these proteins:
- the LOC126066737 gene encoding uncharacterized protein LOC126066737, with amino-acid sequence MFPIVVSRVSGRLFREMFPIVVSRVSGRLFREMFPIVVSRVSGGLFREMFPIAVSRVSGGLFREMFPIAVSRVSGGLFREMFPIVVSRVSGGLFREMFPIVVSRVSGGLFREMFPIVVSRVSGGLFREMFPIVVSRVSGGLFREMFPIVVSRVSGGLFREMFPIVVSRVSGGLFREMFPIVVSRVSGRLFREMFPIVVSRVSGGLFREMFPIMVSRQPLFDCSYFF; translated from the coding sequence ATGTTCCCCATCGTGGTTAGTCGTGTATCTGGGAGATTGTTCCGTGAGATGTTCCCCATCGTGGTTAGTCGTGTATCTGGGAGATTGTTCCGTGAGATGTTCCCCATCGTGGTTAGTCGTGTATCTGGGGGATTGTTCCGTGAGATGTTCCCCATCGCGGTTAGTCGTGTATCTGGGGGATTGTTCCGTGAGATGTTCCCCATCGCGGTTAGTCGTGTATCTGGGGGATTGTTCCGTGAGATGTTCCCCATCGTGGTTAGTCGTGTATCTGGGGGATTGTTCCGTGAGATGTTCCCCATCGTGGTTAGTCGTGTATCTGGGGGATTGTTCCGTGAGATGTTCCCCATCGTGGTTAGTCGTGTATCTGGGGGATTGTTCCGTGAGATGTTCCCCATCGTGGTTAGTCGTGTATCTGGGGGATTGTTCCGTGAGATGTTCCCCATCGTGGTTAGTCGTGTATCTGGGGGATTGTTCCGTGAGATGTTCCCCATCGTGGTTAGTCGTGTATCTGGGGGATTGTTCCGTGAGATGTTCCCCATCGTGGTAAGTCGTGTATCTGGGAGATTGTTCCGTGAGATGTTCCCCATCGTGGTTAGTCGTGTATCTGGGGGATTGTTCCGTGAGATGTTCCCCATCATGGTTAGTCGTCAACCGCTTTTTGATTGCAGTTACTTTTTCTGA